Proteins encoded together in one Ralstonia insidiosa window:
- a CDS encoding ABC transporter ATP-binding protein, which produces MREHANPTPALETRGLTIRFGGHVAVNAVSCAFQPGELTCIVGPNGAGKTTYFNLISGQLPPTAGQILLNGEDVTRMPVSAKTRRGIGRAFQLTSLFPNLPVLENVRLAVQAHQHRGLDLFSVWSSHRAIREEALACLERVALTDKRNQPVASLSHGDQRKLEVAILLALKPRIFMFDEPTAGMSVDEVPVILDLIHEIKQDKSKTVLLVEHKMDVVRSLADRIIVLHNGTLMADGDPAEVIASPIVQQAYLGTAEVITEAVAEVAHG; this is translated from the coding sequence ATGCGCGAACATGCCAACCCCACGCCCGCGCTGGAGACGCGTGGGCTGACGATCCGCTTTGGCGGTCATGTGGCCGTCAACGCCGTGTCGTGCGCGTTCCAGCCGGGCGAGCTGACGTGCATCGTCGGCCCGAACGGCGCGGGCAAGACCACGTACTTCAACCTGATCTCCGGACAGTTGCCGCCCACGGCGGGGCAGATCCTGCTCAATGGTGAAGACGTGACGCGCATGCCAGTGTCAGCCAAGACGCGTCGCGGTATCGGCCGCGCATTCCAGCTCACGAGCCTGTTCCCGAACTTGCCGGTGCTGGAGAACGTGCGGCTGGCCGTCCAGGCACATCAGCATCGCGGGCTGGATCTGTTCTCGGTGTGGAGCAGCCACCGCGCCATTCGCGAAGAAGCGCTGGCTTGCCTGGAGCGCGTGGCCTTGACCGACAAGCGCAATCAGCCGGTGGCCTCGCTGTCGCACGGGGACCAGCGCAAGCTGGAGGTGGCCATCCTGCTTGCGCTCAAGCCGCGCATCTTCATGTTCGACGAGCCGACTGCAGGGATGAGCGTGGACGAAGTACCGGTGATTCTCGATCTGATCCACGAGATTAAGCAGGACAAGAGCAAGACCGTGCTGCTGGTGGAACACAAGATGGATGTGGTGCGCTCATTGGCCGACCGCATCATCGTGCTGCACAACGGTACGCTGATGGCCGATGGCGACCCGGCCGAGGTGATTGCATCGCCCATCGTGCAGCAGGCGTATCTGGGTACGGCCGAAGTGATAACGGAAGCCGTGGCGGAGGTGGCCCATGGCTGA
- a CDS encoding ABC transporter ATP-binding protein produces the protein MADTQRQPILRLADVQTHIGPYHILHGVNLEVPRGGVTMLLGRNGAGKTTTLRTIMGLWQASAGKLEFDGVDITKRHTPAIAQLDIAYVPENMGVFADLTVAENMRLAARGGSVDAQRLEWVFRMFPALKIFWHQRAGVLSGGQKQMLSVARAIIEPRKLLIVDEPTKGLAPAIIQNMIAVFRELKQTDVSILLVEQNFHMAKSVGDTVAVMDNGRIVHAGRMAALAEDEALQQRLLGLSLAAHQ, from the coding sequence ATGGCTGATACCCAGCGCCAACCGATCTTGCGCCTAGCTGACGTGCAGACCCATATCGGGCCGTATCACATCTTGCACGGCGTGAATCTTGAGGTGCCGCGCGGCGGCGTGACGATGCTGCTCGGCCGTAACGGCGCGGGCAAGACCACCACGCTGCGCACCATCATGGGTTTGTGGCAGGCCAGCGCGGGCAAGCTTGAATTCGATGGGGTGGACATCACGAAGCGGCACACGCCGGCCATTGCCCAGCTTGACATTGCGTATGTGCCGGAGAACATGGGGGTGTTTGCCGATCTGACCGTCGCTGAAAACATGCGGCTGGCCGCGCGCGGCGGCTCTGTCGACGCGCAACGGCTCGAGTGGGTCTTTCGCATGTTTCCGGCACTCAAGATTTTCTGGCACCAGCGCGCGGGCGTGCTGTCCGGCGGGCAGAAGCAGATGCTGTCGGTGGCGCGCGCCATCATCGAGCCGCGCAAGCTGCTGATCGTTGACGAGCCCACCAAGGGGCTGGCGCCGGCCATCATTCAGAACATGATCGCCGTGTTCAGAGAGCTGAAGCAGACCGATGTTTCCATCCTGCTGGTGGAACAGAACTTTCACATGGCGAAGTCAGTTGGTGACACGGTGGCCGTGATGGACAACGGCAGGATCGTGCACGCCGGCCGCATGGCCGCACTGGCTGAAGACGAGGCGTTGCAGCAGCGGCTGCTCGGCCTGTCACTGGCGGCGCATCAATGA
- a CDS encoding branched-chain amino acid ABC transporter permease, with amino-acid sequence MTTSTALPSTAAAPANLPKVRLDWVPLVLVPLLMLAALPMVGSTSTWLTLTVAGLAMGMIVFVVSSGLTLVFGLMDVLNFGHGAFIALGAYVAASVLLPMQAWVEADSLLLNLGVFALAIAAAVVAAGAVGLFFERVVVRPVYGQHLKQILITMGGMIVAEQLIKAIWGPETIALQVPATFRGAVLLGDAAIEKFRLIAVVLGLVIFVAMLLVLNRTRVGLLIRAGVENREMVESLGYRIRRLFIGVFVVGAALAGLGGVLWGLYQQNITAAIGAQVNVLIFIVIIIGGLGSTTGCFIGAVLVGLMANYTGFLFPKVALFSNILLMMLILLWRPHGLYPVAKR; translated from the coding sequence ATGACGACTTCCACTGCCTTGCCAAGCACTGCCGCCGCGCCGGCCAACCTGCCCAAGGTCCGGCTCGACTGGGTGCCGCTGGTACTGGTGCCACTGCTGATGTTAGCGGCGCTACCGATGGTGGGCAGTACGTCGACATGGCTCACGCTCACCGTGGCGGGGCTGGCGATGGGCATGATCGTCTTCGTGGTGTCGTCGGGCCTGACGCTTGTTTTTGGCCTGATGGATGTACTCAATTTCGGGCACGGCGCGTTCATTGCGCTGGGCGCGTATGTCGCCGCCTCAGTGCTGTTGCCGATGCAGGCATGGGTGGAGGCTGACAGCCTCCTGCTCAACCTGGGCGTGTTTGCACTGGCCATTGCGGCGGCCGTGGTGGCAGCTGGCGCGGTCGGCCTGTTCTTCGAGCGCGTGGTGGTGCGCCCGGTCTATGGCCAGCACCTCAAGCAGATCCTCATCACCATGGGCGGCATGATCGTCGCCGAGCAGCTCATCAAGGCCATCTGGGGCCCCGAGACGATCGCCCTGCAGGTGCCCGCAACCTTCCGTGGTGCCGTGCTGCTGGGCGATGCGGCCATTGAGAAGTTCCGTCTCATCGCAGTGGTGCTGGGGCTGGTGATCTTCGTGGCGATGTTGCTGGTGCTCAACCGCACGCGTGTCGGCCTGCTGATCCGCGCCGGGGTGGAAAACCGCGAGATGGTGGAGTCGCTCGGCTACCGTATCCGCCGGCTGTTCATTGGCGTGTTTGTGGTGGGGGCGGCGCTGGCGGGCCTGGGCGGTGTGCTGTGGGGGCTGTATCAGCAGAACATCACGGCGGCGATTGGCGCGCAGGTCAATGTGTTGATCTTCATCGTCATCATCATCGGCGGGCTGGGGTCGACCACCGGTTGCTTCATCGGCGCGGTGCTGGTGGGGCTGATGGCCAACTACACGGGGTTCCTGTTCCCGAAGGTGGCGCTGTTCTCGAACATCCTGCTGATGATGCTGATCCTGCTGTGGCGGCCGCACGGTCTGTATCCGGTGGCCAAGCGTTGA
- a CDS encoding branched-chain amino acid ABC transporter permease produces the protein MIRMLSGDLPRSRVLTALLAVILLALLCAPFVFPGARALNMAAKICVFVVLVASYDLLLGYTGVVSFAHTMFFGIGGYGVAIAMSNMAPGWGALAVGTLGAVVVSAVLAFVIGLFSLRVRAIFFAMITLAVATAFATLVSQLSDWTGGEDGLTFKVPEVFTPGFALGDTEWFGVPLNGKLLSYYFVLVCAVVLFLMLLRLVNSPFGRVLQAIRENDFRAEAIGYRTVVYRTVSTVLSAVFATLAGVLMALWLRYNGPDTSLSFEIMVDILLIVVIGGMGTLYGSVIGTTLFLLAQTYLQDVMKLASDATAAVPLLSNLLHPDRWLLWLGLLFILSVYYFPQGVVGRLRGHSSSHDTHEIAS, from the coding sequence ATGATCCGAATGCTTTCTGGTGATTTGCCCCGCAGCCGCGTGCTGACCGCGTTGCTGGCTGTCATCCTGCTGGCGCTGCTTTGCGCGCCGTTTGTGTTTCCGGGCGCGAGGGCGCTCAACATGGCAGCCAAGATCTGCGTCTTCGTCGTGCTGGTTGCGAGCTACGACTTGCTGCTCGGCTATACCGGCGTGGTCTCGTTTGCACACACGATGTTCTTCGGCATCGGCGGCTATGGCGTGGCGATTGCCATGTCCAACATGGCGCCGGGGTGGGGTGCGCTGGCAGTGGGCACGCTGGGCGCGGTGGTGGTATCGGCGGTGCTGGCTTTTGTGATCGGGCTGTTCTCGCTGCGTGTGCGGGCAATCTTCTTTGCCATGATTACGCTGGCGGTGGCCACGGCGTTTGCCACGCTGGTCTCGCAACTCTCCGACTGGACGGGCGGTGAGGACGGTCTGACCTTCAAGGTGCCCGAAGTGTTCACGCCGGGCTTTGCATTGGGCGATACCGAATGGTTTGGCGTGCCGCTTAACGGCAAGTTGCTGTCGTACTACTTCGTGCTGGTGTGTGCGGTGGTGTTGTTCCTGATGCTGCTGCGGCTGGTGAATTCGCCGTTCGGACGCGTGCTGCAGGCCATTCGCGAGAACGACTTTCGCGCCGAGGCCATCGGCTATCGCACCGTGGTCTACCGCACTGTGTCGACCGTACTGTCCGCCGTATTTGCGACGCTGGCTGGTGTGCTGATGGCGCTCTGGCTGCGCTACAACGGGCCCGATACCTCGCTGTCGTTCGAGATCATGGTCGACATCCTGCTGATCGTGGTGATTGGCGGCATGGGCACGCTGTACGGCTCGGTCATCGGTACGACGCTGTTTCTGCTCGCGCAGACCTATCTGCAGGACGTGATGAAGCTGGCCAGCGATGCGACCGCCGCCGTGCCGCTGCTCTCGAACCTGCTGCATCCGGATCGCTGGCTGCTGTGGCTCGGCCTGCTGTTCATCCTGAGCGTGTACTACTTTCCGCAGGGCGTGGTGGGGCGGCTGCGTGGTCACTCGAGCAGCCACGACACACACGAGATCGCGTCATAA
- a CDS encoding acyl-CoA synthetase, with protein MIVVDWLHKNAQHTPDKVALVDVDAGRRVTYRQFDERASRFAEVLIQQLKLAPGARVAVLAHNSAAYFEMLYGCAKAGMVMVCLNWRLPVPELLPILQDCTPDVLVAGDGFVDVAADLQRALPVRVLYLTDGQPIDVPRGWIEFETALAGASGNVIDMPCRDEHDVWHLLYTSGTTGRPKGVIQTYGMVFFNAVNAMLANKITRDDVFLNVLPFFHTGGLNLYANPVLHAGGTVHILRQFDAQVTLDKLDRRSGEGITMFFAVPSVYLFLSQHPGFAGADFSTVRSMAAGGSPVPQPLLRAYLDKGVTICFGFGMTETGPTVFVCDEATARRKIGTIGKPVGSMLTRVVDPLGHDVAPGERGELLIKGPGITPGYWNMPEATAAAIRDGWLYSGDIAYTDSDGDYYIVDRAKDMFISGGENVYPAEVENVLFQLPAIAEAAVIGAPDTRWGEVGVAMVVVRAGAALDADSVITHCKTQLAGYKVPHHVRFIDALPRTPSGKVEKHKLRAQFAAH; from the coding sequence ATGATCGTCGTCGATTGGCTACACAAGAACGCCCAGCACACGCCCGACAAGGTGGCGTTGGTGGACGTCGACGCCGGCCGCCGCGTGACCTATCGACAGTTCGACGAACGGGCGAGCCGGTTTGCCGAGGTGCTGATACAACAGCTGAAGCTGGCGCCCGGAGCGCGGGTGGCCGTGCTGGCACACAACAGCGCCGCGTATTTCGAGATGCTGTACGGCTGTGCTAAAGCCGGCATGGTGATGGTGTGCCTGAACTGGCGCCTGCCGGTGCCGGAGCTGCTGCCGATCCTGCAGGACTGCACGCCGGACGTGCTTGTAGCAGGCGACGGTTTCGTCGACGTGGCCGCAGACTTGCAGCGCGCGCTGCCCGTGCGTGTGCTGTATCTCACAGATGGGCAGCCCATCGACGTCCCGAGGGGTTGGATCGAATTCGAGACTGCGCTGGCCGGTGCATCTGGCAACGTCATCGACATGCCATGCCGCGACGAGCACGACGTCTGGCACCTGCTCTATACCTCCGGCACGACCGGCCGCCCCAAGGGTGTGATCCAGACCTACGGCATGGTGTTCTTCAACGCCGTCAATGCCATGCTCGCCAACAAGATCACGCGCGATGACGTGTTCCTCAACGTGCTGCCGTTTTTTCATACGGGCGGGCTGAACCTGTACGCCAATCCCGTGCTGCACGCGGGCGGCACGGTGCACATCCTGCGGCAATTCGATGCGCAGGTGACGCTCGACAAGCTCGACCGCCGCTCGGGCGAGGGCATTACGATGTTCTTCGCCGTGCCGTCGGTGTACTTGTTCCTGAGCCAGCATCCCGGTTTTGCGGGGGCGGATTTTTCAACCGTCCGCAGTATGGCTGCCGGTGGCTCGCCGGTGCCGCAACCGCTGCTGCGGGCGTACCTGGATAAGGGCGTGACCATCTGCTTCGGCTTTGGCATGACAGAAACCGGCCCCACCGTGTTCGTTTGCGATGAAGCCACGGCGCGCCGCAAGATCGGCACCATCGGCAAGCCGGTCGGCTCGATGCTTACGCGTGTGGTCGACCCATTGGGCCATGACGTTGCCCCCGGTGAGCGAGGCGAGTTGCTGATCAAGGGCCCAGGCATCACCCCCGGCTACTGGAACATGCCCGAGGCCACCGCCGCAGCCATCCGGGATGGCTGGCTGTACTCCGGCGACATCGCCTACACCGACAGCGATGGCGATTACTACATCGTCGATCGCGCGAAGGACATGTTCATCTCTGGCGGCGAAAACGTGTACCCCGCCGAAGTGGAGAACGTGCTGTTCCAGCTTCCTGCGATTGCCGAGGCCGCAGTCATTGGCGCGCCGGACACGCGTTGGGGCGAGGTCGGGGTGGCGATGGTGGTGGTACGCGCCGGCGCCGCGCTCGATGCAGACAGCGTCATCACCCACTGCAAGACGCAGCTGGCTGGCTACAAGGTCCCGCACCACGTGCGCTTTATCGACGCGCTGCCACGCACGCCGTCCGGCAAGGTGGAAAAGCACAAGCTGCGTGCGCAGTTCGCGGCGCACTGA
- a CDS encoding MaoC/PaaZ C-terminal domain-containing protein — protein MPPSSVRVLTQLDFNRFAALSHDDNPIHCDPAFAKTTHFGATVAHGMFLFSLLSAQITRSFAQPVLPITQTLMFPRPTFVADGVVAALALQPSPGPGAVALETQVRCLQCTGDALSDPAVQVTAHGQAHVLLDATAAGLADSRASMFAADAVQPPGDAALYRLRVGQSARTTRAFTTPDIDEYAALSGDGNPFFTDTAFARSRGFDGTLVPLPLLGGMFSDLLGTRLPGRGTGWMKQALRLCSAARVGEPLTASVHIVRLRADKELVNLAADVHGADGRIVVQGEALVLVRNLEDKRTEIAA, from the coding sequence ATGCCACCCTCCAGTGTGCGCGTGCTCACGCAGTTGGACTTCAACCGCTTTGCCGCGCTCTCGCACGACGACAATCCGATCCATTGCGATCCCGCGTTCGCCAAGACCACCCACTTTGGCGCGACCGTTGCGCACGGCATGTTCCTGTTCTCGCTGTTGAGTGCACAGATCACGCGCAGCTTTGCGCAGCCCGTGTTGCCAATCACGCAGACGTTGATGTTTCCGCGCCCCACGTTTGTCGCCGACGGCGTGGTGGCAGCACTGGCGCTGCAGCCCTCGCCGGGCCCGGGAGCCGTCGCACTCGAGACCCAAGTCCGCTGCCTGCAGTGCACCGGTGATGCGCTGAGCGACCCCGCTGTGCAGGTCACGGCGCACGGCCAGGCACACGTGCTGCTCGACGCAACCGCCGCTGGGTTGGCGGATTCGCGCGCTTCGATGTTTGCCGCAGATGCCGTGCAGCCTCCGGGCGATGCTGCGCTGTACCGCTTACGCGTGGGTCAGTCCGCGCGGACAACCCGCGCTTTTACGACGCCAGACATTGACGAATACGCCGCGCTGTCGGGTGACGGCAATCCGTTCTTTACCGACACCGCATTTGCACGCTCGCGTGGCTTCGACGGCACGCTCGTGCCGCTGCCACTGCTGGGCGGCATGTTTTCCGACTTGCTTGGCACGCGCTTGCCCGGGCGCGGGACCGGCTGGATGAAGCAGGCGCTGCGCCTGTGTTCTGCCGCGCGTGTGGGCGAGCCGCTCACCGCGTCGGTGCACATCGTGCGGCTGCGTGCCGACAAGGAACTGGTCAATCTTGCTGCCGACGTGCACGGCGCCGACGGCCGGATCGTGGTGCAAGGCGAGGCGCTGGTGCTGGTGCGCAACCTCGAAGACAAGCGTACCGAAATCGCCGCATAG
- a CDS encoding 3-hydroxybutyrate oligomer hydrolase family protein produces the protein MQGKGSGRRLRGALLVTMAASGAIGLAGCGGSNDNTTTTTPTNVKPSFVGTVTVTHFDGVSDDLLTAGLGAAGLASATAPTVANATAPTAAELRRLAIYNNYRALVDTNAKGGYGTLYGPNVDASGNVTSGSGMVPGVEYVAYSDDGSGQQNVVLLVQIPDAFDAANPCIITATSSGSRGIYGAISTGEWGLKRKCAVAYTDKGTGAGPHDLATDTVPLQDGTRTTRAAAGSKAQFAAPLTDTQLAAFNLATPNRLAFKHAHSQRNPEKDWGRFTLQAVQFAFWAINDKLSGGSAPNGSALAVRPDNTIVIASSVSNGGGAAIAAAEQDTTHLIDGVAVGEPGLNLPASANVQVQRGGVTLPVTGKPLFDYVSYANAFRLCAALSSSVSGAPTQSFFAGNIGWPASVQANRCAALHANGLLSSTTTAAQADEALQKMRTYGWEPESDLVHASMAYFEIDPSVATTFGNALARASVLDNLCNFSFAAVDTSFHPTTVNATALAQLASTGNGIPPTTGVQLINNLAQGGATQSKQSVDSSGTQAANLDGALCLRKLLTGADAASQALQLGISQTLRTGNLGGRPALIVQGRNDALLPVNHGARPYLGLNAQVDTSSKLSYIEVTNAQHFDGFIDLVPGYDTLFVPLVLYEQRALDAVYANLKNGTPLPPSQVVRTTPRGGTAGSAPAIAATNVPNFTNTPAVADRISVSVSGGVATVSVPN, from the coding sequence ATGCAAGGGAAGGGCAGTGGCCGCCGATTGCGCGGCGCACTGCTGGTGACGATGGCCGCATCCGGAGCGATTGGTCTGGCAGGTTGCGGCGGTAGCAACGACAACACCACCACCACGACGCCGACCAACGTGAAGCCGTCGTTTGTCGGCACTGTAACGGTCACGCATTTCGACGGTGTGAGCGACGATCTGCTGACGGCCGGGTTGGGTGCGGCCGGGTTGGCATCGGCCACGGCCCCCACCGTGGCCAACGCCACCGCGCCGACGGCAGCCGAGCTGCGCCGCCTGGCTATCTACAACAACTACCGAGCGCTGGTCGATACCAACGCCAAGGGCGGTTACGGCACGCTCTACGGCCCGAACGTTGATGCCAGCGGCAACGTCACCTCGGGCAGCGGCATGGTGCCGGGCGTGGAATACGTCGCCTATTCCGACGACGGCTCCGGCCAGCAGAACGTGGTGTTGCTGGTGCAGATTCCGGACGCTTTCGACGCAGCCAACCCGTGCATCATCACCGCCACGTCGTCGGGCTCGCGTGGCATTTACGGCGCGATCTCCACCGGCGAATGGGGCCTCAAGCGCAAATGCGCCGTCGCCTATACCGACAAGGGAACCGGTGCCGGCCCGCACGACCTGGCGACCGATACCGTGCCGCTGCAGGACGGCACGCGCACCACGCGCGCGGCTGCTGGCAGCAAGGCGCAATTCGCCGCGCCGCTGACCGACACCCAGCTTGCCGCGTTCAACCTTGCGACGCCAAACCGGCTGGCATTCAAGCATGCACATTCACAGCGCAACCCTGAGAAGGATTGGGGCCGCTTCACGCTGCAAGCCGTGCAGTTTGCGTTCTGGGCGATCAATGACAAGCTCAGCGGCGGCAGCGCGCCTAATGGCAGCGCGCTGGCGGTGCGCCCCGACAACACCATCGTCATTGCCTCCAGCGTGTCCAATGGCGGTGGCGCGGCCATTGCGGCAGCCGAGCAGGACACCACGCACCTGATCGACGGCGTGGCCGTGGGCGAGCCTGGGCTGAACCTGCCGGCATCGGCCAACGTACAGGTGCAACGTGGTGGCGTGACGCTGCCCGTCACTGGCAAGCCGCTGTTCGACTACGTGAGCTATGCCAACGCGTTCCGTCTGTGCGCCGCGTTGTCGTCCAGCGTGTCGGGCGCACCCACGCAGTCGTTCTTTGCGGGCAATATTGGCTGGCCGGCCAGCGTGCAAGCCAACCGCTGTGCAGCACTGCACGCCAATGGCCTGCTGTCGTCCACCACCACCGCCGCGCAAGCAGACGAAGCGTTGCAGAAGATGCGCACCTACGGTTGGGAACCCGAATCGGATCTCGTGCACGCTTCGATGGCGTATTTCGAGATTGATCCGTCGGTCGCGACCACCTTCGGCAACGCGTTGGCGCGCGCCAGCGTGCTCGATAACCTGTGCAACTTCAGTTTTGCCGCGGTGGATACCTCGTTTCACCCGACTACGGTCAACGCCACGGCTCTTGCGCAACTTGCTTCCACCGGCAACGGCATTCCGCCCACCACCGGTGTCCAGTTGATCAACAACCTTGCACAGGGCGGTGCCACGCAGAGCAAACAATCAGTCGATTCCTCAGGTACGCAGGCGGCCAACCTGGACGGCGCGCTGTGCTTGCGCAAGCTGTTGACCGGTGCAGATGCTGCTTCGCAAGCGCTGCAGCTTGGCATTTCGCAGACATTGCGTACCGGCAACCTGGGCGGCAGGCCAGCCCTGATCGTGCAGGGCCGCAACGACGCGCTGCTACCGGTCAATCACGGCGCGCGGCCTTACCTCGGCCTCAATGCGCAGGTTGATACGAGCAGCAAGCTGTCGTATATCGAGGTGACCAACGCGCAGCACTTCGATGGCTTTATCGACCTCGTGCCCGGTTACGACACCCTGTTCGTGCCGCTGGTGCTGTATGAGCAGCGCGCGCTGGATGCGGTGTACGCCAACCTGAAGAACGGCACGCCGCTGCCGCCCTCGCAGGTGGTGCGTACGACGCCGCGTGGAGGTACGGCGGGCTCGGCACCGGCCATTGCGGCCACCAATGTGCCGAACTTCACGAATACGCCCGCAGTAGCCGACCGTATCTCAGTCAGTGTCTCGGGTGGGGTAGCAACTGTGTCTGTGCCCAACTGA
- a CDS encoding extracellular catalytic domain type 1 short-chain-length polyhydroxyalkanoate depolymerase yields MKHPYGYRWHWLYALVVTLMTALATFSAHAAVTAGPGAWSSQQTWAADTVNGGNLTGYFYWPASQPTTPNGKRALVLVLHGCLQTASGDVIDNANGAGFNWKTIAEQYGAVVLAPNATGNVYSNHCWDYANTSPSRTSGHVGVLLDLVNRFVTNSQYAIDPNQVYVAGLSSGGGMTMVLGCIAPDIFAGIGINAGPPPGTTTSQIGVVPSGYTATTAANNCKAWAGSNASSFNTQIAGAVWGTSDYTVAQAYGPMDTAAFRQIYGGTFTQGAQVSISGGGTNTPYTDSNGKLRTHEISVSGMAHAWPAGTGGDNTNYVDATHINYPAFVMDYWVKNNLRAGSGPVQSGGTPTGLTVTGTTTTSVSLSWNAVTNATSYNVYRNGSKVGSSTSTTYTDTGLIAGTTYSYTVTEIDPTAGESAQSSAVSAKTQSSFACTATTASNYAHVQAGRAHDSGGIAYANGSNQSMGLDNVFYTNTLAQTAAGYYVIGNCP; encoded by the coding sequence ATGAAACACCCATACGGATATCGATGGCATTGGCTTTACGCGCTGGTCGTCACATTGATGACCGCGCTGGCAACGTTCTCGGCCCATGCGGCGGTCACCGCCGGGCCCGGCGCGTGGAGCAGCCAGCAAACCTGGGCTGCAGACACGGTCAACGGCGGCAACCTGACCGGCTATTTCTATTGGCCCGCCAGCCAGCCGACCACACCCAACGGCAAACGCGCCTTGGTGCTGGTGCTGCATGGTTGCCTGCAAACGGCGTCCGGTGACGTGATCGACAACGCCAACGGTGCCGGCTTCAACTGGAAGACCATTGCCGAGCAATATGGCGCAGTCGTCCTGGCGCCCAATGCGACCGGCAACGTCTACAGCAACCACTGCTGGGACTACGCCAACACGTCGCCCAGCCGCACGAGCGGGCATGTGGGCGTGCTGCTCGACTTGGTCAACCGCTTCGTCACCAACTCGCAATACGCGATCGACCCGAACCAGGTGTACGTGGCCGGCCTGTCCTCCGGCGGTGGCATGACCATGGTGCTGGGCTGTATCGCGCCGGACATCTTTGCGGGCATCGGCATCAACGCTGGCCCGCCGCCGGGCACTACCACGTCGCAGATCGGTGTCGTACCGTCCGGCTATACCGCGACCACGGCGGCCAACAACTGCAAGGCATGGGCGGGCTCGAACGCGAGCAGCTTCAATACGCAGATCGCCGGCGCCGTGTGGGGGACGTCGGACTACACCGTGGCGCAGGCGTACGGCCCGATGGACACCGCAGCATTCCGTCAGATCTACGGCGGCACCTTCACGCAGGGCGCACAGGTGTCGATCTCGGGTGGTGGCACCAACACGCCTTACACCGATAGCAACGGCAAGCTTCGCACGCATGAGATTTCGGTCTCCGGCATGGCGCACGCCTGGCCGGCTGGTACCGGTGGCGACAACACCAACTACGTTGATGCCACGCATATCAACTACCCGGCGTTTGTCATGGACTACTGGGTGAAGAACAACCTGCGTGCGGGCAGTGGGCCGGTGCAGTCGGGCGGCACGCCCACCGGGCTGACGGTGACGGGCACCACCACCACGAGCGTTTCACTGTCGTGGAATGCGGTAACCAACGCGACCAGCTACAACGTCTACCGCAACGGCAGCAAGGTTGGGTCATCCACATCCACGACCTATACCGACACCGGCCTGATTGCTGGTACCACCTACAGCTACACCGTAACCGAGATCGACCCGACGGCAGGTGAAAGCGCGCAGTCGTCCGCGGTGTCAGCCAAGACGCAATCGAGCTTTGCCTGCACGGCCACCACGGCCAGCAATTACGCACACGTGCAGGCTGGTCGAGCGCACGACAGCGGCGGCATCGCCTATGCCAACGGCTCCAACCAAAGCATGGGTCTGGACAACGTGTTCTATACGAACACACTTGCGCAGACAGCAGCCGGCTACTACGTCATCGGCAACTGCCCGTAA